The Danio aesculapii chromosome 7, fDanAes4.1, whole genome shotgun sequence DNA window CGGCCCTTCAGCTGCACGgagtgtgggaagagcttcagGCGCTGGCGGCGGCTCCGAGGGCACTGGAGGACACACACTGCAGAGGGGCCCTTCAGCTGTAAACACTGCGGGAAAACCTGCAGGAGTCTGAAGAGCCTCGACCGACACCTCGCATACTACAGCCACGATTGACTGAGGAGAATCAACTAGCGTAGGAGATTTGAGGATTAGAGTCTGCAGAGTTGTGCCATGATATTCATTATGTAATGTTCTGTGTGTGGGTTTGAGTTTGAACACTGAAGTAAACATCAGTTCTGTGTGTTCTTTAAATGACTGCTAGTTATTTCCTCAGAGTACATTCAAGAAGCAACAGGGTGGGTGAGGCATGGGCTCAGGTGGACTCCTCAAGCACCTCTGGCGCTTACCTGTTCGCTGCTCTCGGTGTAGGAAACCTCCGGCCGTGACCTGCAGGATAGTCTCTGAGGGAGGTGGAGACATGACACTCTCTGCTCCTGTTGCTTGCGGTGGTGGGTAGATCCAGCTGGTGGCGCCTGTCATGTCCCCCCTGGTGCCTTCTCGGGACTAACTTGAGGGGCTAGGCGAGCAGTTGAATTGAATAACAGACCCAGTCCCCAGATGTCAGCAAAGATGCCGACGACTTCTTGTCTGGTGGCTAGGGGGCTTCAAGTCGGTGTACTGGACATGCGGTGCCCTTCGCAGGGAACCATTTCCCGagtttttcccctctctctcaTGTATCCTGGGGATCGGATGCTTCCGCTAGCTCTATGCCTGCCATCAGCTCCAGCCAGAGGACAGGGTTGGGGTGTAGGATGGGTTGTCGTTGCTGAGAGGGCAAAGTCTGCAGCAGGCGGTCTACAACGAGCCTCTTGATGACCTGGGTGGCTGTTGTAACTTCGGCACCTGCTCTTTGGCTGGGGCGCTTGTCCAGTGCTCTCACTGCTGGGTACCAGCGCACTGAGCACTCTTCTGGGTTAGTTCTGAAGGGCTGGGAATCCTGCCCTGTGAGGATCCTCTCCTtctcatgctgtgttcacaccagatgggGCTAGCCTGGATAAATCGCGCTATTCTCACGTAAATAGAAGCGTGAACTTTTTGAGTTTagccgcttcattcgcgcatcaaattcacaACAGACACGCGTGACGGCCAGGGCTTTTCTCTGCCCGgcgactctagcttcgttgctaaatggctaacatggatttaatgaaagaatagctgtgtttatgtgctttaagaaggctgataaacagcgtCGATTAGTTTGGAGCCGTGTctaagtccactagatcctttcagaggtgcacctagCTCTGTGAGCTCAGAAACTCCTTCAGAAACTGAACCTGGaggatggaagctttcagcggtgcttccgactgagctgaGCCagttgatgagctgttgtccggtgtctgGAGGAGGATTTCCCCCCCAACAACAgacgtcataatcatgcccctactagagcaagctcctgagtGATTGACGCggcgcgaatgtctgctgaagttcagatcttCAAACTTCGATTCGAACATCAGCGATTTGTGCGAAACACACGATACGCACGTTAAGCGCGCAAACCGCTAAActcgtgccgcaggatgtctattcgcatcttttcGTTGACTTAACATGTTAATCACTCATGCTTGACacttcttccgcgtctggtgtgaacacagcatcactCACAGCAACGACATCAGGCAGAGGAGGTCATCCATCTTCAGCCCATGGTGTGGGTGGTAAAGTAGAGAGAGAGCAGGACCCTACAGGTAAAAAACCATCCAGATGTTAATGCCTGTGTCATGTGTGACCCCTCAAACTGCCTGCATTCTTCACCAGATGCCGCAGGTGAGAGATCACATAGACAAAGAGACAAGGTATAAGGTATTATTAGGGATATGGAGCAAGGGTATAGTGTGCTGGGATGCGCAGAGCGGTGTGTTAAGTGCCAAGGAGTCTGTGCTGGGTGAGGTGGCGGTCAGGGTGCCCAGTGGGAGAGGAGAACACAGCGTGAGTCCTCCTATGTGTTCCAAATCTCCTCCTCATCCtgttgttttgatgtgatttctgactgttgtagctgtgaaataatcattcagcggagagatatggagctgtaatgcactcaaaacctgctggaactacttcagctgtgcctttatctgacaataaccacagacctgagagtgaccatcagccaatcagaatcaaggatCCAACAGCCGTGCAGTATTTAAgggatttttaataacaaaaacagaTTATCATATCAAATTCAAATCATTTTCATGATCCACAGCAAATCTGTCTGAAATTTCATGaccttaaaagtgtttttttagtcAGTATTCCCAATGATTCCTCCATCTTCAGTGTAGTTGCGTGTGTTTTTTGCTCTCTCCGGCCTTCATGAGTGCTTTAATAGCTCTGGCCCTCATCTCCAGCTCCAGGAGCTCCAGCTGTTGAGCTGACGGGTGTTTTTCTGCCGTTTCTGGAGCTCCGGCTCTCTCTGCGCTCGGCTCTTTGCGGGACTCAGAGCAGCTGAGGATCTCGCTGACACTCCGCTCGATGTCCTGCTGGAGCTCCACCTTGGGTTCAGGGGGTGGGGCTGGGGGAGGAGCTTCATCTTTGGGAGGCGGAGCTTCATCTTTGAGCGACGGCTCTTCAGATTTCGGCACTTTGTGGCCTTCGATGTCACTGTCATCGATTTCTGCATTGATGCTAAGAACGTCACTGTCTTCTCCAGAACCtgcgcacaacacacacacacgcagatgaaaaaacaaacatgcatatgcacatacttgcacgcacacacacatgcaaacacatatatacacacacccacaaatgcaaacatacacaaagacacaaataaaaacaatcacacaACATAaatacgcatgcacacacacacacatacaacacatACAGCcagataaaaacacacacacacaaatagactaTATCCAGCATAACCCAGGAGAAACTGAAGAGTCTAGCGTTGATATGGGTTCAATTTACCCTGCTTTTCTTCAGTGTCGGGATTGTCCCTCAGAGATGAAGTGGAGTCCACGTTACTGTCTTGCCTGTGGATGAAGATAAACAAATGATCAATCCTCTGAGCGGTTTAATaattatgagaaataaatgacggAGGCGTATCGACTCACTGACTGTCTGTGCAGCTCTTCGGTTCAGGAGCAGCAGTGACTGACAACTCTTTacctgcgcgcgcacacacacacacacaaccaccaACACACACAAGGAATTACAGGAGACACTTGTCAAATAATAACATTAGTGtaatttaaaagtatatatatccTGAAAATGAGATTTACAgctcaaattatatttaatataaataaattttgtgttaatattatgaattttttaggttgtgttaataTTAGGAAACTTAATATTAACCTTTAGTTATTAgttagttgttttttatttataataattacaataataataatgatcgtctttatataataataataataatatataataataatataataataacaacatatataataaacacatatatatatatatatatatatatatatataaatataaaaaggtGAGTGTTTGCTTTGTGTGTTCAAGCACAGAACGAATACGTTTAAAGTATTTGATATTTACCATCTAAGATCTCCAGCAGGTGAATGTCGGAAATCTGCAGTAACTGATCCCAGCACAGTTTCTTAATCTCATTCAGTGAACAATCCTATGGGAAATAAAGAGGAGTTTATTAAAACATCTGACACAAATCCTCAATCTCATGCATCTGACAGGACATTCCCAGCTGCAGCTTTTATTActctagtgcaggggtcaccaatctcgttcctggagggccggtgtccctgcaggctttagctccaacttgcctcaacacacctgggtgagtgtttcaagtatacctagtaaaaccttgattagctcattcaggtgtttgattagggttggagcaaaagtctgcaagagactggccctccaggaacaagtttggtgacccctgctctagtgtatatttgaagagttcagatgcaaaaacctctaggtgccgtctgaaatttccatcgaaaataagtttttcttttgtttatgttgagGTATTTCACTTTAatgaccaggaaaaggacttattctttgccataaaagtgatattactgaacatacacacaggagcctgataaaaatgctcattttacaggAAAATTCCAGACggcagaggtttttgcatctgaactcttcatttataaaCTAACTTGCTTATATGAAAAAGATTCTATTGATCAATAAATTACATCTTGATTTAGTTAAACTTAATTAAACTGAGGAACTAGTGAAAAAAACATGatagtttttactgcaaatttcTAAAGATTGCTCAGGAGCGTTTACTTGGGAagctttaattataataataatgtggaCAAACATAACCATGTCCAAAAACTGTGACAAAAAATATGTATGACTATGTTTTTTCTATGATATAGGTTTTGTTTCTTCCTTTTTTATGTATACCTAATTTCACTAATTCTTTAATTCAATTATAGTCATCACAAAATGTcaacatcaaaatgaaaatattaaacattaaatacaggaAACCCGTGTAATGGATCCTTAAAaacaactgcactgtaaaaagtgactaCTTAAAGTTGAGTACACCATTTGGAACTTGGAAatgttaatttaatcaactaattTTATTCTATGCATGTATATCCACTTTCTACACCGTGTGATATTAATAAGAAAAGTAAATTCTGTGGTCAAACTCTTCTGAATTGAAGATCGTTAGCGTGTCTGGGTGTTGATTATGGAGATGATAGTAATGCTGAATGAAGGCGTGTATGTGACCTTCAGTCCGTCAGGCAGCATCTCCTGCAGTTTATTCTCTCCCAGCACACTGAAGCACTGCTCCAGCATCTCCCTGCGCTCCTGCATGTATCCGCTGATGGGTTTGAAGCTCCGGCTCAGGTCCAGGCCTCCGTCTTCCAGCTGactgggctcctgagggccctcCGGCAGCTCCAGAGGCTTCCTGCACTCCTGTCACACACACAGGAGAGATGTtaaacacatatacatgcatacacagacagacatatacatacacatactgaGATATTCCTGTACACAAATACTCAGAGACACTGATACACACAGAGATATACATAAATACAGAGAGACATACATGaacacatgcatgtgtgtgtgtattattagcTCAGAAGATATGTATTACTGGTTAATTTTagtataatcattatataaataaaataaatgagtaaactaaTGATAAAATTGCGTTTTTAAAGTTATAATATGGTAATAATCATCTTTATGGCAACATTCAACAACAATTTCGAGTATTTTAGCAGTATCGTGTGACACTAttacaaaacaaatgaacaaaacacaTTCATAATACAGATAATAACACTGTGACATGAGTATTACCAGGCGTTTACAGCTCTTATATTTCTGTATGTACAGTGTGTTTCTATAGACGTTCATAGCTGGCAGACACTGACGCCATTTTCAACACAATGGACGGGAAACCCCGCACCATTCGCTCTTCGCCTGTCTAAACTCTCTCTTACCTCCATGCTGGAGCCAGTTTTCCTCCTCTTCATCTGTCCATCATCCAGCTCTCGGTCACACTGGctccatttcttttctttttctcttttcttgCCCTCCTGCATCTTTCCATTGCTGCAGAAGCGCCGTCGCACGCCGATAACGTCACACAACAAAGCAGCATATCGTCGGTAAAgcctagaagggatacagctgcggataatCACGTAACATTTGTGACGCTACACaacaattgtttatattttaaaattaccaTGA harbors:
- the LOC130232546 gene encoding caspase activity and apoptosis inhibitor 1, which translates into the protein MQEGKKREKEKKWSQCDRELDDGQMKRRKTGSSMEECRKPLELPEGPQEPSQLEDGGLDLSRSFKPISGYMQERREMLEQCFSVLGENKLQEMLPDGLKDCSLNEIKKLCWDQLLQISDIHLLEILDGKELSVTAAPEPKSCTDSQQDSNVDSTSSLRDNPDTEEKQGSGEDSDVLSINAEIDDSDIEGHKVPKSEEPSLKDEAPPPKDEAPPPAPPPEPKVELQQDIERSVSEILSCSESRKEPSAERAGAPETAEKHPSAQQLELLELEMRARAIKALMKAGESKKHTQLH